Part of the Portunus trituberculatus isolate SZX2019 chromosome 46, ASM1759143v1, whole genome shotgun sequence genome, ccttatatcttctcctctcttcctcatttctattctttctcacaaacacctctttacaaccttctatctctcttaactttgatgttctatataggatatcctccgcagattgttgtgacttcagtactactttaatcggtctgctcactcctccttatacggacccagtctatggatctcttccacttcttcttgtaggtcttttttcatcatcatttagatttttgaacagatctcttaccgttttaattcttccttaattctcttaggcttatatgttatattttgttctttcatcccaaatattaacacactcttcttcttttctgctatttccttatcaatgtttccttattcttcattacattaaccagttccttggacctttctttttgtcttccttcaactgatctttaattatttcttgtaatccaaccatctctgcttccctcgactcagtccattgtgttttcttcagttcccattccctttcaaacctttcattctgctcactaatcatttccttaaagtcatctttctcctttactactctatccattttctcctccaaccgtctcttgtatttttcaacctccactctcaagtgcattctcatccaccaatcgttttcattttcctccagtctcttaactctttccttcaaagccttgcgaattctttattctgctcctcctcactcctctgaacttttaattccttcaccaactcctcaaatctcttctccaacattaccaatctaccttgcaatgttgcccctgttgaagatggactcatgctttgactggccactttcggctttgctccctgggcctcatcaacatattttgaatttggtaatatatttcttaccggtctatccattttttcttactcttcctgggagcatgtgggtgtgtggtcactgggggccaggcctggtagctacgtgtgtgtggtgggatgcgttggcggctgctatggctggcctttgtgtggttcccgctctgtcgtttggagtgtggaggttctcacacctccgatcactcccatgtacacgccaccaggtgtgtatttacctaatttacctaattgtaacatacgggaaaagagctatgctcgtgttgtcccgtctccatatctattaatgtccagctttttcttaaaatcatgaatattccttgcgttgaccacttccacgtctaaactattccatgcttccacccttctatgagggaagctatattttttcacatctctcctataagtggccatttttagttttttcccatgccctctcgacattcttccattccacatacacagatcttccctatccattttttccatgccaatcatcactctgtatattgctatcaggtctcccctttctcttctgttttccagggttggaagttgcattcttttcagtctgtcttcataagtcaaatctcttaagtcaggcaccattttcgttgcagccctctgtactttctctagtttccttatgtgtgggtgtgtgtgtgtgcgtgtgcgtgtgtgggtctctgggtgtggttcccgctctgtcgtttggagtgtggaggttctcacacctccgatcactcccatgtacatgccaccaggtgtgtgtgtgtctgtgggtgtgggtgtgtgtgtgtgcgtgtgtgtgtctctgggtgtgggtgtgggtgtgcatgggtcagtatagcccaccgccacaaatgtgttcaccaccaccaccgctgtgtgtgtgtgtgtgtgtgtgtgtgagtaaaatTATTTGTATTTCAGACACCAACATGGCTGGAAGGCAACGACTAGATGAAAAGTAAATACTGGAGGTTTTAGAGGACCTTCCCTCAGATTATGACACAGACACAGAagtagaagaggatgaagacggAGAATTTGTAGATGACCCTGACCAACCCAGGTCCATCTGTCTAACATCTGAGCCATATGCTACAGCTGATAGTGAAAGTGATGCAGCCCAATGCAAAGGAGGTGTGGCTACAAACCAGGAACACCCTGATCAGGAAGGATTGTCTACAAACACAAATGGTCAAGAACTCCCAACTTTCAGTGAAGAGGAGCTTCCTTCTACTAGTACCCAAGGCTATCAAGCAAGAAGATGGTGGAGAAAGAAATCAGAAGCATCTTAAAATGTACAATTTCAACCATATTCAAAGAATGAGAGTGTTTATTCCTCTGCCCTTCATGCCTTTCTAGAATTTTCAGTTGTTTACCAGTCAAACCTTTACAGTGTTCAAAAGGGCAAAGCAATAACTTTGACAGAAGATGagcttcatgttttttttggaATCAACATAATGATGAGCTACCACAAACTGCCATATCTGCAAAATTTTTGGGCCACAGGAGAGGACCTGGGAGTTAGACCTATTCAGGAAGCAATGTCTTGTGACAGATTTTGCAAAATTCTTAGTAACCTACACCTGAATGACAACCAAAAGATGGACcccaagaaaaaggacaaactTTACAAACTAAGACCACTGGTTGAAAGCCTTaataaaaaatttgaaaatatcAGATCTCCTGGAGAGCATATCAGTGTTGATGAATCAATGATTCGCTTCAAAGGGAGATCCTCTTTGAAACAGTATAACCCCATGAAGCCCATCAAGAGGGGATATAAAGTGTGGTGTCTTGCTGATAACGCTGGCTATGTTTTCAAGTTTGATATATAcactggaaaaggagaaaacaatgaTCCTAACATGAGGAAAGAATTTGGATTAGGTGGAGAGGTAGTTCTCAAACTGACTGAACATCTCCATAACAAAAACCACaaacttttctttgataattactttacctcttttcccctcctggaAGTCCTGCAGGGCTTCAAGATTCAAGCCTGTGGAACTGTGAGACAGACAAGAAAGGATTTCCTTATCCTGGCAGGTGACAAGGAACTAAAAAGAGGACAGTTTGATTATAGGTCCACACCCAATGGCCTAACTGTTTATAAATGGATGGACAAGAAAGCAGTACTCATGGCATCTAACTACCATGGAATTGAAGCCACAACTGTGAAGAGGACAGAAAAAGACGGAAAGAAGGCAATAGTCCCTTGCCCACAAGTAGTGAAGGACTATAATGACAACATGGGTGGTGTAGATAAGCATGATATGCTTCGACAACTTTATGGTATAAACAGGAAGAGCATGAAATGGTGGCACAGAATCTTTTGGGGTCTTCTAGATATGTGCATCGTCAATGCTTATGTTGTGTACAAGGAAAGtcatggatctcttccactcctAGACTTTCGAAGAGACCTAGCCCAAGGACTTCTAACATATTCAAAGGAACGTTCTTCTAGAGGAGCCCCCAAGCGTAGAAAAACTGACTACAGTATACCTCCATCTGTTAGGCTCAGCAACACTGGCATTCACTGGCCAAAATTcatagggaaaaaaggaaggtgtgAGGTATGCTCCAAGAAAGGGGTAGAATCACGCCCAATATCAATCTGTAGTCACTGCGGGATACATCTCTGTTGCAATGCAACAAAAAATTGCTTCTATGAATTTCACACCTAAGTACTTTATAAGTAAAAATTGCAATTGCTATTGGAGAACAAGGAAATTTTTTgataattaattcatttatttatttatgcacttTTGTGGAGTAATATAATTATAGAATAAGGCCTCTGGCCTTATTCAGACCACATCAGGTATTCAAAGAGAACTATATTtctgctaaaaaaaataaggctgGGCCCTGTTCTATAAGTTTTATTATCTACACAATCAGTTAGAGGAAGACAAATATGTATAGGAAATTATTATACATattcaataaaaatataataaattacTTTAGGTTTATACATCAGTCAGCCAAAGAAGACAATAATTTGTGATAATGAAGTGCTGTGATAGGAGTTAATTACCAAAGATAATCACAAAATGTGTTACTAAAAgttactttttattcatatggttcttacatgaaaggaaaatcaTATTTATGTTAAGTGAaaattacttcctttttttttttaccttcaagaGCCTGACGGGACTCTGAGATCCCACCTCTGTATTTCTACATGAGAATTACATAATGATAATTTTGCAGAATAAGTAGTTTCTTTAGTTTCCTAAAAAGATTATATTTCCAGATgggcatgaaaaaacaaaactttcATAATTTAGGTCTGAAAGggagaccggtatcactaactagtgtaataggcaagatgtgtgagagtaataaagaaacaatggattgagtttcttgaagacaacaaattattatcaaatagccaatttggttggtcggtcgtgtgtaacaaatttactgagtttctattctatagaatagttgatagagtacaagagagagagagggatggattaactatttatttggatttaaaaaaggcatttgataaagtgccacaagaaagattactgtggaagttagaggagaagggtggcttaaaaggaagcacattgagatggatgaaaaattatttgagggggagagaattggattggattggatttttTGTTAGGCTCCGCAACATctaaggtcatttggcgccaCTACAATAATTTAGTTtaaacaaaatagtaaaaaaactaactaaaagcaattaaaaacaatacaattaaaagtagctaaaaaactaaaattaaataaaattaaataaaacattaaaatacacataatacaataaaataaaattcacagcttggggagaaggccagcttccccCAAGTACCTAAAAACATCATAGCCAGGAAACAGGCATgatggtccaaggaccttagtGAGACAATACTCAccactatctctaccgcgacaccggtagagCTAGCGGTGTCGTAAATCAATAAAACTAGGTCACTCGACCAGCAGGTGCCACATGGTGAGCGGCaacaggcagtcatcacagtagggTTGAAGGTCCCTGGTCATCAAATATCTTTGTGTAAGATACGTGTGGCCTATTCTTAGCCTCGCTAAGACAATCTGTATACGGCGCTCGCGgatatgggtgtatgtccagtcagGGAGGATGGAAGTGGTGATCTCTTCCATTTTCGAGGTGGCAATCCCCATTTGCCACCTCCTCTGTCATCTTGCAACAATTGCCAGACAAATGGACTGGAATACATCTCTAAACGGGACAGGGGCAGTgaatggagcgcgacttgctgcctctttagcaaggccattcccgggaacaccaacgtgaccagggacccagcagaacccaacacgatatcctcttttcGTAAgcagatatagccactctaaAGCTGATAAAATCAatgagtgaagggaaataatagAGGAGAGAGCAATAAGAGCACTGCGAGAATCActgaaaattgtaaaagaagaaACCGGGAGAgtgaaaattatctgtaaagcaacAACTATGGCAGACAACTCCCCAGTAAAGACAGATGCCACTGCAGGAAGGCTGCCAGTCCggtagaaggagggaaaaaacacactaaacccaacaccTGCATCGGacttggaaccatcagtaaagacAGGGATGGCTTCAGAACGGGTACaatagtgttctaaaaaccatgTGCGGAACAGAGCAGGCGGGagatccttcttgccatccatggcaggagggcataacgagacaacaggaagctgccaataaccaactcaaGGGAgtcggaaagagtagacaggagtggggacGATAGATAAATCCGTCATGAGAGAGATGACTCGAAAACCAAAAGGTTTAAGGAGACTAGGTCGAGTTGCATATACTTGCGAACgtgagtcccgcaatattgacacacaAGGGACAGAGTGAGGAAGACGATGAGTGCGAAACCAACATTGGAGCAgtgaagactggcgccggaggtcgagaggccagaaaccagcatccactagtaggctaggaattggagatgtccgaaatgcacccgtagccaagcggaccccagcatgatgcacagAGTTCAGCACTCGTAGCCGTGCCTCTGTTGCAGAGGAGTAGATTTCacaaccgtattccagcttgggaggGATAAGTGttcggtgaagaagcagcagagtgtccctgtccgcaccccaagaaatgtgacttaaaacccgaagaagggatagtgccgtcctgcaagacgccttaagagaacggaaatggggaacccaagtaagacggttgtcaaacacaaggccaagatatcgaattgcctccacacatgagaggcgtctattggctaagtATAAATCAGGATCTGGGTGGACGCCACGGTTGCGACAGAAATGTATGGCTatggtcttcgaggtggagaaacgaaaaccatttaCTGTATGTTGGCCCAACgagacaccctattgatcgcaagttggagcttgcgctcaatcagagATATTCTAGCAGCCGAAAAAGAGATGCataagtcgtccacatataaggagctgtgaacgccatccgattgagtatctataacaccaattatggcaactgcgaatagcgtaacactaagaatacttccctgtgggacaccatcatttagagcactaacctcggagagaacactccccacttgaacccgtaaaagacgtctggataaaaactgctgaataaaaataggaaggtggccacggaggccaaaatcaaacaaggaacgtaaaatgccatgacaccaagctgtgtcgtaggccttctccaggtaaaaaaatacggttacctggtggtggtgattagcgaaggcctcacaaatagaggactccagggataaaagagcatcagtagtagatctcatctttcggaaaccatactgtaccgatgacaagtagttCCCCCAGAATGACGTGCCTGGTTTGGgctgagaggatgagagaggtgAGAGTTGTCACGTTGTGATTCACATTTTCTGTGAAATTGACGTCCCAGTTGGTGGAGGCTAACTCTTCCTTGAGTCCCTCCAGTTAGCCTTTtcccacagccagatggtgcatTGGTTGCCTTTCTCATTAGCAGGGTTGAGGCGGACTTCACAGAGCACTGCGAAGTAATCAGAGCTTCCAGCCCTGACCAGCTGGCAGCACTGCACGGAGTCTGCGGGGAGGTCAGTCAAGACAGGATCCAGAAAGGCACCGCGCATGTGCGTGATGAAGTTTACGTGGTTGGTGAGCTCGTGGACCGCTGTCAGCTCAGTGAAGGCACGTGTCATCAGGTGATGGTTCAAGTCTCCTACGATGAtggcatatttctctctctctctctctctctctctctctctgaacttaaAAGACTAGTTtcagatttttgtttttctgatttTACTGACACagtaacaacatttctgcattactgacagaaaaaaaaaactctccttAAAAGCTCTATAGTTGAAAAGACACGGGTTGTTATGGTgctttatggttctggtgacggattaacctcttcagtaccatgacactgtcatattcattctgcctactatttggtaattttatacagcttcagaaacttgtggggattaaaatagtgaagactctggccattaatcttctgatctccatagacccatcataatgtaaataaaatgatctaatcctacataaaacttatggtaaaaatgcgtcccagtactgaagaggttaacaacaATTCTGTATTATTGACTAGAAAATATTGTTTAAATAGCTCTAGTAGTGGCATGGGGAAAATGGAAATGATTCCATTAGGCGCCGCTACAGCTTAGGTCATATAGAACCGCTAGGATTAACGGAAGAACGCTACATCTACATCTCCCACCGGGCAACTAGGTCTGGCAGGGATTCGAACATGAGCCGCCTTAACTAACTACCGCCACCCAGCCCCCGTAGTGACAGGGAGTTTTAATAGCGTTTTTAATGGTTTTAGTGATAGAGAGTAACAAGCATGAATAAAAGGAGTTATTAAAACTTTCAAAatgtctagttgaagtgacacaagttttcaataatgttttttatgcttctagtgaaagattaacatttctttattaataaCAGAATAAACACTATTTAAGAGCTTACTTGAAGTGACGGGCTTTTaataagtgtttttatggttttattgacagtaAACAAGATTACTGCTttactgataaaagaaaaaccttAAAAGACTCTAATTGAAGCTGTAAGAGTTTTTAATGGCGCTTTTTTTCAGTtatagagacagattaacaagattactGCATTAATGACAGGAAAATTAACTCTTTAAAAAGCTTTAGCTGAAGTTTAGTTGCATGTTACCTATATTTGCTTTTGGAACAACTGCTTATTGGTTAACAGACAAGAGACCAGTAGCTCCTTAGCCAGAGATGGATCGACACCAACAGGATAAACGGGTGATAAGTTATATGTGGAAAACTTTCGCGGCCTATTGACCATGTCTTGAACAACACGCTTCAAGGACAGAAACTCTCCTTTCGTAACGTTAGCTTTCAACAATGTCGCTACGGCTtcgtgaaaaataaacaaagctgGAAGTGACAGCTGACATTTACACTTCTGCCAACTTCTTACTTCACCGGTAAACATAACCGCTCCAACTGACAGCTTAAACTCAGGAGGTTGTAAACACGTCTGCTCGCAGCCATGGTCGCAGATCATGTGAAATGTGAATCCAAGGAGGCAAAGCAGTCACGCAATGGTGATAGCTTTTCTGCTCTGACATCTTGACATCAATAGTGTACGTTATCAGTCTGTCAtaagataagaaggagaaatCAAGTTCCACCTCTAAgtgatttactttattttaacaCAATTACAATACACTAAATTATGTATCTATACAGGTATTTGAGGCAGCGGTACAGTATTTTGTCTGATGATTTCCAGGACATTTGCTGCATTACTATGCTTTTTTAATTTACTGTCTTTCACAGCATGTCCTCACAGTATGTCCATACCTCtggtaatgagagaaaaattttCTTAACTACGATCGGACCGTGACTGAAACGCGACAAGACCTTTAGTGTGCGTCGGTCTTAATTTAATGCACTGCTGACACCTTTATTGACCCTGCCATTTCAATGCTTTTActaattttattgatttatttttatcaataataATCGGGGAAAGGAAGGTTCAACCTAGTAATAGGTAAGTACGTATCGGGAGTGATCTTCTCCATGCTGTTGCTGAGGAAAGCTCACTCACAGACACCAGCATAACAGAATCACTAGCAGTAACAGCTACATTAAAGATTAGAGAATATCTGAAGCGTTAGAGACGTGTTGGAGTTATTCGTAGTTGTTTGGCCCTTCTGCCCGCTGCCACACTTTGGTGACTTTTAGTTTCAATTATTAGTTCCTTTCACAATTTAACCAGTTTTTACATTTTCGTATTTTGCTGCTGATATAATGTATTGGTTTGATACGTTAATGCACAATAAGTATCTcaaataaaattctctctctctctccctctctctctctctcttccaaataACTGACAATGCAATCAACTTATACATAAAAATTATATGGAAgaatcttatttttctctttctagtttatataattattttttctccgttttcttcgaaCTATTGAGGGAGAAAACGAGTACAATGCTCGTCACATTTTAACAGTAGTTCATTCCTATTATCATTGAGCAAATTGTGTGTTCTTATGACAGTGGTTATTTTAAACTTACTGGATCTGTTTCTCTGAGTGATGGTGAtattggtgatagtggtagtggtggtaatggtggtaatgactTGATGATTCTGGTAGTGGTGAAGACGATTGCGGTACTgttaattggtggtggtgatttagatgaagtggttgttgttgcttttgttgttgtggtagtggtgataatgaacAAATTAGGTGTTGTGGTGCTGATACTGGTAGCGGGGAAAATCTATtaagtgtttgttgttgttgttgttgttgttgttgttgttgttgttgtcgtcgtcgttgtcgtcgtcgtcgtcgtcgtcgtcgtcgtcgttgtcgtcgttgttgttgttgttgttgttgttgttgttgttgttgttgttgttattggtggtggtggtgttaatagtgTCTACGGAGCAACAAAATTATGATGAAGACGAAAACCGTATAATTATTGGCATTGTAGTTGGTGGCAacagaagtgatggtggtggctggaGAAAACAGGGTATGGAATCTGGTTACTCTAAGTGAGCGGAACACAAGTCCAACTTCCCTCAACGAGGCGCAGGGAGCTGGAGCTAGGGCATTGCAGGGATGGTGTGACTAGCTGGTTCCGCGGCACTAACTCCAACTGGGGCACCGGCAACAGGTCAGGACGTGGCTTGGCAGGTAATGGCACGTTATCGGGAAAGTTGTGGAGGAAATGAGCTGCGGAGAGGGTAAAATTAATCATTAGTCAACTGTTTCCAGTGATCATATCTATAGCTTAATAACGTTACACTTTAAAAAAGTGATAGAAATAAATTCGTTCTAAAATAttggtaaagaagaagaaatggaccCCGTAATCGGGTTCTTAGTGCGGAAACATTAGGGAActtaaaaaaagattaagaatatATACATAGCGGTGATAGGTGTAAGGCTTATGGTTATTTTGCAACTTcccttatttcatttcattattttttgttattatgttaGCCATTTTGCTTCGGATCTCCTTACATTCGCCTCGTCTACAGACGCCCCACTGCAGCGGCGTGAAGTCGTCCATGGTCTCTGTTGGGCACCACATCTCAGGGTCCTTGGTGTCACCGTAGCAGCTAAAGTACAGTACGTCATCGTGCAAGTAGGGAAAGTGACACATCATCCCGTTCTTAGTCACTGTTACTCGCTGGTAACCTGAAGAGGGAAAcctggttatgtgtgtgtgtgtgtgtgtgtgtgtgtgtgtgtgtgtgtgtgtgtgtgtgtgtgtgtgtaattcatcacggtcgtccgctggttacccagccagctttccccattacggagggagctcagagctcatagaccgatcttcgggtaggactgagaccacaacacactccacacaccaggaaatcgaggccacaacccttcgagttacatttTACCTACGGTTTTGGGTGGATGCGTTAGTTCTCCTATCCTCGAGGCCTTCGTTACGAAGGTCTCAGAGATGGAGGCTGAGTTCCATTGAAGGATCTTGGAGGTGCGGGATGAGTTTCAAGGGCTAATCTCTGACCTGCAGGGTGAGTTCTGTCGGGTGAATTCAGCGCCTGAAGAAGTGGCGGTTCCTGCAGTCTCCATATCAAGTAATGAAACGCAGGGCCAGGAGGAGTGGCGAGTGGTGTCTTCTGGTGCGAAAAGGAGAAAGGTCCTCAGGGCGCCTCAGCGAGTGGAAACGAAAaaattccttcgctgtgttggagggcgtggaggaggagagagagaaggcaggaggTGATGAGGTGAGGAGGGCAGATGATTCCTTGCCCGCAGGTAAGGTTCTTGTGGTTGGTGACAGCCAGGTGAGACATTTGGACTCGGCGTTTCGCGCTAAGGACAGGAAGCGGAGGATGAGAGAGGTGCTGGAATCGAGAGGGTAAGTGCTCAACTAGACACGTGTTTGACGGATGGGCCCAAACCCATTGTTTCCCTCAGTGCGGGGAAAATTTATCTTTGTAAGGTAAAAAGTGAAGAGCTGTTTAGTTGATTTAAGGAGGCTTTGGCTAGAATTAGGAATAAGGATGCAACCActgtggtatgtggtgtgttgCCAAGAAGAGGACTGGGAGGTGAATGGCTGTCAGGGATATTGCAGTGAATTGTAGACTTGCAGATCACTGCAGGAGCAATGGATGGACGTTCATCGATAACTGAGACCTCTTTTACGGCAAAGACACCTTGTATGATAGGGATGGAGTGCATTTATCACGACaaggtgtttgtgttttggctGGAACACTTGAAGGCGAGTTAAATGCACTCCGGCGCTATTTTCGTTAGGCAGGAGAGACTTCGGTGATCcatagggatgagagaatagTCAGATCTAGAAAAGTAACCTGCTTAGTAAATGCGAAGAGCAGTTTAGATGAGTATTACACGAACTGTAGGAGTATTTTAAATAAGATAGATTTGCTTAGAGGAGTAGCctgtgttgaaaattttgatataattgcATTAACAGAAACCTGGTTAGATATGTTAGCGAAGGTATTTGATCAGGAggtgaaaattgatggttatacactttttcataaggatagagaaaacagaaaagggggaggagtggctTTGTACATAAAGGACACACTGCAATGTTACATAAACAGCAGAATTAAGACAGATAATATTCTAGATTGAATTCTGACGAACAGGGAGAAGCCAGTTACgcaggtggaggttggtggCCAGCTAGGTAGCAGTGATCACAAAGAAATACGGTATACATCGAAATGgcatgaaaattaaaaaaaaaaaagaacaataggaaCGTACCTGACTTCAGGAAGACTAATTTCGAGGGCTTAAGGGAATATTTACAAGGAGTCACTTGGCAAGGGGAAGGCAGAGATagtcaggtagaaggaaggcaggagcaGAGAAGGGGGTTGAGGTGCGAAGTCGGAGCAGGgcaaagagagagtgaggctgTTGGGGTAACTGGATTAGGACATGCTGGAAATCCCAGTTAGCTGAGCGTTGGTGAGATTTATAACGACTTtctaaataaaatacatgaggGAAAGATAGCTAATattccatataaaacaataaaatcacaaagCAACGACCCTAAttggatgacagacagattaaagcgTTGCATAGGGcaagaaagaata contains:
- the LOC123519729 gene encoding piggyBac transposable element-derived protein 3-like, yielding MVEDPKNYDTDTEVEEDEDGEFVDDPDQPRSICLTSEPYATADSESDAAQCKGGVATNQEHPDQEGLSTNTNGQELPTFSEEELPSTREDLGVRPIQEAMSCDRFCKILSNLHLNDNQKMDPKKKDKLYKLRPLVESLNKKFENIRSPGEHISVDESMIRFKGRSSLKQYNPMKPIKRGYKVWCLADNAGYVFKFDIYTGKGENNDPNMRKEFGLGGEVVLKLTEHLHNKNHKLFFDNYFTSFPLLEVLQGFKIQACGTVRQTRKDFLILAGDKELKRGQFDYRSTPNGLTVYKWMDKKAVLMASNYHGIEATTVKRTEKDGKKAIVPCPQVVKDYNDNMGGVDKHDMLRQLYGINRKSMKWWHRIFWGLLDMCIVNAYVVYKESHGSLPLLDFRRDLAQGLLTYSKERSSRGAPKRRKTDYSIPPSVRLSNTGIHWPKFIGKKGRCEVCSKKGVESRPISICSHCGIHLCCNATKNCFYEFHT